Proteins co-encoded in one Thermomicrobiales bacterium genomic window:
- a CDS encoding acyl-CoA dehydrogenase family protein, with translation MDLNYTAEDQAFRATVRAWFEENLPTEPLHTLEERRAWHRKLYEAGFIGMGWPKAYGGQEARPMEQAIVGEEMARVNAPAGVGGLGISIVGPTIIHHGTEEQKKRFVKNILTGEEIWCQLYSEPNSGSDLASLQCRADIDGDEFVINGQKIWNSGAHISDWGLMLARTDRSASKHQGISCILIDMKEPGVEVRPLKQISGSSEFSEVFFSDVRVPADNLIGELNTGWQIAQTTLGYERGGSTLSRVSRLQVQFSRLLEVVQSLEVTGGKAINDPVIRQELGAIAADIEVLRYASLRILSRLEKGQRPGPEASIAKLHYSELDKRVQEIILDILGPYGQELDNIPEELRADGGGSPSGEDTAGSWAYPYVWSRAGTIYAGSSEIQKNIIGERVLGLPKEVRADRIAAAQPKAGTPAGEGGQ, from the coding sequence GTGGACCTGAACTACACGGCAGAGGATCAGGCGTTTCGCGCCACTGTTCGCGCATGGTTTGAAGAGAACCTCCCCACTGAGCCACTCCACACGCTCGAGGAACGGCGCGCCTGGCACCGGAAGCTCTATGAGGCTGGCTTTATCGGCATGGGCTGGCCGAAGGCGTATGGTGGCCAGGAAGCGCGGCCGATGGAACAGGCGATCGTCGGCGAGGAGATGGCTCGGGTCAACGCGCCGGCCGGCGTCGGCGGCCTCGGCATCTCGATCGTCGGCCCGACGATCATTCACCACGGCACCGAGGAACAGAAGAAGCGGTTCGTCAAGAACATCCTGACCGGCGAAGAGATCTGGTGTCAGCTGTACTCCGAGCCGAACTCGGGGTCTGACCTGGCCTCCCTTCAGTGCCGGGCAGACATCGACGGCGATGAATTTGTCATCAACGGCCAGAAGATCTGGAACAGCGGCGCCCATATCTCCGACTGGGGGCTGATGCTGGCGCGGACCGACCGCTCGGCCTCGAAGCATCAGGGTATCTCCTGCATTCTGATTGATATGAAGGAACCCGGGGTTGAGGTGCGCCCGCTCAAGCAGATCAGCGGCAGCAGCGAGTTCTCCGAAGTCTTTTTCTCCGACGTCCGTGTCCCGGCTGACAATCTCATCGGTGAGCTCAACACTGGCTGGCAAATCGCCCAGACGACGCTGGGGTACGAGCGCGGCGGGAGCACGCTGTCGCGGGTATCCCGGCTGCAGGTGCAGTTCTCCCGGTTGCTCGAAGTCGTCCAGTCACTTGAGGTGACTGGTGGCAAGGCGATCAATGATCCGGTTATCCGCCAGGAGCTGGGCGCGATTGCGGCAGATATCGAAGTGTTGCGCTATGCGTCGTTGCGGATTCTCAGCCGACTTGAAAAGGGCCAGCGACCCGGGCCGGAGGCGTCGATCGCCAAGCTGCACTACTCCGAGCTCGACAAGCGCGTGCAGGAGATCATCCTCGACATTCTCGGCCCCTACGGCCAGGAGCTCGACAATATCCCCGAGGAGCTCCGCGCCGATGGCGGCGGCTCCCCGAGCGGTGAGGATACGGCCGGATCGTGGGCGTATCCCTACGTCTGGTCGCGGGCAGGCACGATCTACGCAGGCTCGTCCGAGATTCAGAAGAACATCATCGGCGAGCGCGTTTTGGGCTTGCCGAAGGAAGTTCGCGCGGATCGTATCGCCGCGGCCCAGCCGAAGGCTGGCACGCCAGCGGGTGAGGGAGGGCAATAG
- a CDS encoding acyl-CoA dehydrogenase family protein, producing MDFDFTEDQVMLRNLVREFLTEQAPVKQVRDMMDDALGYDTTVYSQLMGLGVTPFPELYGGGGLGMIEQAIILEEMGRIPYPGPYFASVILAGSALMHSGDDNARARYLPDIANGDLTATLALIEDAVDWTPAGIGLAVTYDGGDLVLNGIKRFVPFGQSVDVVFVAGRAPGSSGADGVSLVVVPRDAAGLTVEPTTMLDMTSKVATLRFDNVHVPAENLVGAEGGAAAALEETLRAAAIAAAAEMLGASRKSLEMSNDYAKVRKQFGQFIGQFQAVKHKLAEMLELVENSHAAVYYAAWAVDAGAADAALAASVAKATLNESSKRVCGEAIQVHGGIGYTWEYDLHLYWKRAKYLEPLYGDTSYHRERVLEESLAQHAAS from the coding sequence ATGGATTTCGACTTTACCGAAGATCAGGTGATGCTGCGCAACCTGGTGCGCGAATTCCTGACCGAGCAGGCGCCGGTCAAGCAGGTCCGCGACATGATGGACGATGCGCTTGGCTATGACACTACTGTCTACTCCCAGTTGATGGGGCTCGGGGTCACGCCGTTTCCCGAGTTGTACGGCGGCGGCGGCCTCGGCATGATCGAGCAGGCCATCATCCTTGAGGAGATGGGCCGCATTCCGTACCCGGGTCCGTATTTCGCCTCTGTCATTCTGGCCGGTTCGGCGCTGATGCACTCTGGCGACGACAATGCCCGCGCGCGCTATCTGCCCGATATCGCCAACGGCGATCTGACGGCGACGCTTGCGCTCATCGAGGACGCTGTCGACTGGACGCCGGCCGGCATCGGCCTTGCGGTCACATACGACGGCGGCGATCTCGTCCTGAACGGAATCAAGCGCTTCGTCCCATTCGGACAAAGCGTTGATGTCGTCTTTGTTGCCGGCCGCGCTCCCGGCTCGTCCGGCGCCGATGGCGTGTCACTCGTCGTGGTTCCGCGCGACGCAGCCGGTCTCACCGTCGAGCCAACGACGATGCTCGACATGACATCGAAGGTTGCGACGTTGCGTTTCGACAACGTCCATGTGCCTGCCGAGAATCTGGTTGGCGCCGAAGGCGGCGCGGCAGCCGCGCTGGAGGAGACGCTGCGCGCGGCTGCGATTGCCGCCGCGGCAGAGATGCTCGGCGCGTCGCGCAAGTCGCTGGAGATGTCGAACGATTACGCGAAGGTCCGTAAGCAGTTCGGTCAGTTCATCGGGCAGTTCCAGGCGGTCAAGCACAAGCTGGCTGAGATGCTGGAGCTGGTTGAGAACTCGCACGCTGCCGTCTACTACGCTGCCTGGGCGGTCGACGCCGGGGCAGCAGATGCCGCGCTGGCGGCGTCGGTCGCCAAGGCCACGCTTAACGAGTCGTCAAAGCGAGTCTGCGGCGAAGCGATCCAGGTTCATGGTGGCATTGGCTACACCTGGGAATACGATCTGCATCTGTACTGGAAGCGGGCAAAGTACCTCGAGCCATTGTATGGCGACACGTCTTATCATCGCGAGCGCGTCCTCGAGGAGTCGCTCGCGCAGCATGCCGCATCCTGA
- a CDS encoding MaoC family dehydratase produces MSETEAGKVVRSVAELRELIGQELGVGDWVEIDQDRVNAFADATGDHQFIHVDPERAKQTFFGGTVAHGYLTLSLIPYLGSHRGGVKIDLGGRMGVNYGLNKVRFPSPVPVGSRIRSRHKLVAVEEIGDKAVQMTTEVTVEVEGQEKPACVAETLSRTYF; encoded by the coding sequence GTGAGCGAGACCGAGGCGGGCAAAGTCGTCCGCAGCGTTGCCGAGCTGAGGGAGCTGATCGGTCAGGAGCTCGGCGTCGGTGACTGGGTCGAGATCGATCAGGACCGAGTCAACGCATTCGCCGATGCGACAGGAGACCATCAATTCATTCATGTCGACCCGGAGCGTGCGAAGCAGACGTTCTTCGGTGGCACGGTGGCGCACGGGTATCTGACGCTGTCGCTGATCCCCTATCTCGGCTCTCACCGTGGCGGCGTGAAGATCGACCTCGGCGGCAGGATGGGAGTCAACTACGGGTTGAACAAGGTTCGTTTCCCATCCCCGGTGCCGGTCGGCAGCCGTATCCGGTCGCGACACAAGCTGGTTGCCGTCGAGGAGATCGGCGACAAGGCGGTCCAGATGACTACCGAGGTAACTGTCGAGGTGGAGGGCCAGGAGAAGCCGGCCTGCGTTGCCGAGACACTCAGCCGGACCTATTTCTAG
- a CDS encoding DinB family protein, protein MRRVDILDRLLGHDYATTRELLLQARRLNDDQLDQVFDVDHGSVRATFAHMIGNVAIWSDLIDERPVDRKSLDPSIVGLLRAHERTYGEFADLAREIRDRDRLDELFTDTLDTPATEKRFGGAIVHVITHNMHHRAQVIWMMNKLGVRGVTEGDALSWETSHEAIGVHGEDDIFE, encoded by the coding sequence GTGAGACGAGTGGATATTCTCGACCGACTGCTCGGCCATGATTACGCCACAACGCGGGAGCTGCTGCTGCAGGCCCGCCGCCTCAACGATGACCAGCTCGATCAGGTCTTCGATGTTGACCACGGGAGTGTTCGCGCGACGTTCGCGCATATGATCGGGAACGTCGCCATCTGGAGTGATCTGATCGACGAGCGACCGGTCGATCGGAAGTCGTTGGACCCCTCGATCGTCGGGCTGCTGCGCGCCCACGAGCGCACCTACGGTGAATTCGCCGATCTTGCTCGCGAGATCCGCGACCGGGATCGGCTCGACGAGCTGTTCACGGATACGCTGGATACCCCGGCGACCGAGAAGCGCTTTGGCGGAGCGATCGTCCACGTCATCACCCACAACATGCACCATCGGGCACAGGTCATCTGGATGATGAACAAGCTCGGTGTCCGCGGCGTGACCGAGGGAGACGCGCTCTCCTGGGAGACCAGTCACGAGGCGATCGGTGTCCATGGCGAGGACGATATTTTCGAATGA
- a CDS encoding acetate--CoA ligase family protein, which yields MVIRQAAEEPNPGDEAIAFRRAMDALFHPKSIAIVGASQRPGFANSIQRLILKGGYEGAVYGVNPRYDEIMGCPSYPTIDAIPGGADKAIVVVPSQSVMDVLGQAERAGVKAVNIITSGFGEQADDDAAGRQKQIRDFADRTGIRIVGPNCLGIISTPAKMIAKSGPYSYVNRGPIGIVFQSGLLAYSAVLPPTDRGFGYSYIVTTGNEADLDATDFMRYYVEDDETRIIGCFIEQFRDADKLRHVAEIAADAGKPLVILKIGRSEGGQRAARAHTGSLVGSDGVIDAVMRKSGIVRVTNLDEMIETLAVFHTRKLPKADGLGTIFVSGGAGGLISDLSQDLGINLPELAPDTAERLHDIIPPYGTVGNPLDTTGQVAQQPEIMGGVLQAMAEDPNISTVVYGQAYPSKIDLDSPVGRVMKGIPDRYPDKVFLILSLVTGKMQEGFRADEPPVEPTETWDGIPFLQGAENGLRAIRSLNWYADFQRRRATAKPAATGDSVVAEQARAIVRAAGGHPLVEREAKQLLALYGIPVTGERLAVSADEAVAAAGQIGYPVVLKIESPDIAHKTEAGGVLLGVADDAAVREGYARIIASAGAYNANARITGVLVQQMVQGGREVILGMTQDPTFGPAVAVGLGGIFVEILKDVVLGAPPLTADEGREMLGQLRGRAILEGARGAAPADLDTVAGIIERFSRLCLDLRHEVAEIDINPLLVFDEGQGACVVDCLIVPSDGAASGGKQNGAS from the coding sequence GTGGTAATACGTCAGGCTGCTGAGGAGCCAAATCCCGGAGATGAGGCTATCGCCTTCCGGCGGGCGATGGATGCCCTCTTTCACCCAAAGTCGATTGCGATTGTCGGCGCATCGCAGCGGCCGGGCTTCGCGAACTCGATCCAGCGGCTGATCCTGAAGGGCGGCTACGAGGGCGCGGTCTATGGCGTGAATCCGCGCTATGACGAGATTATGGGCTGCCCCAGCTATCCGACGATCGACGCGATCCCGGGCGGGGCCGATAAGGCGATTGTCGTCGTGCCGAGCCAGTCCGTTATGGATGTCCTCGGCCAGGCCGAGCGAGCCGGCGTCAAGGCAGTCAATATCATCACCAGCGGTTTCGGCGAGCAAGCCGATGACGACGCCGCCGGCCGGCAGAAGCAGATCCGCGACTTCGCCGACCGCACCGGCATCCGTATCGTTGGGCCGAACTGCCTGGGCATCATCAGCACACCCGCAAAGATGATCGCGAAGTCTGGCCCATATAGTTATGTCAATCGGGGTCCGATCGGGATTGTCTTCCAGAGCGGGTTGCTGGCATACAGCGCCGTACTGCCGCCGACCGACCGCGGGTTTGGCTATTCCTACATTGTCACGACCGGCAACGAGGCGGATCTCGACGCGACTGACTTCATGCGCTACTACGTCGAGGATGATGAGACGCGAATCATCGGCTGCTTCATCGAGCAGTTCCGCGATGCAGACAAGTTGCGACATGTGGCCGAGATAGCGGCCGATGCCGGCAAGCCGCTGGTGATCCTGAAGATCGGGCGTTCCGAGGGTGGTCAGCGCGCCGCGCGCGCCCACACTGGCTCGCTCGTCGGGTCGGATGGCGTCATCGACGCGGTCATGCGCAAGTCGGGCATCGTTCGGGTCACGAACCTCGACGAGATGATCGAGACGCTGGCCGTCTTCCACACGCGGAAGCTGCCGAAGGCGGACGGGCTCGGGACCATCTTCGTCTCGGGCGGGGCCGGCGGGTTGATCTCCGACCTGAGCCAGGATCTCGGGATCAACCTGCCCGAGCTTGCGCCGGATACAGCCGAAAGGCTCCACGACATCATCCCGCCCTATGGCACCGTCGGCAACCCACTCGATACAACCGGGCAGGTCGCCCAACAGCCGGAGATCATGGGCGGGGTCCTTCAGGCGATGGCCGAGGATCCCAATATCAGCACCGTCGTCTATGGTCAGGCATACCCGAGCAAGATCGACCTCGACAGCCCGGTCGGCCGGGTGATGAAGGGGATCCCCGATCGATACCCGGACAAGGTCTTCCTGATTCTGTCGCTTGTCACCGGGAAGATGCAGGAAGGTTTCCGCGCGGATGAGCCGCCGGTCGAGCCAACAGAAACCTGGGACGGCATACCGTTCCTCCAGGGCGCCGAGAACGGCCTGCGCGCGATACGGTCGCTCAACTGGTACGCCGACTTCCAGCGCCGACGGGCCACCGCAAAGCCGGCAGCTACCGGTGACTCTGTCGTCGCAGAGCAGGCCCGAGCGATCGTTCGCGCGGCCGGCGGCCATCCACTGGTGGAGCGTGAGGCGAAGCAGCTACTTGCGCTGTACGGGATCCCGGTTACCGGTGAGCGGCTGGCGGTCAGCGCCGATGAGGCGGTTGCCGCAGCAGGGCAGATCGGCTATCCGGTTGTGCTGAAGATCGAGTCACCAGACATTGCCCACAAGACAGAGGCCGGCGGCGTGTTGCTGGGCGTCGCAGATGATGCCGCAGTTCGCGAAGGGTACGCCAGAATTATCGCGTCGGCAGGCGCATATAACGCGAACGCGCGAATCACCGGAGTGCTGGTCCAGCAAATGGTTCAGGGCGGGCGCGAGGTGATCCTCGGCATGACCCAGGATCCCACGTTCGGCCCGGCGGTCGCAGTCGGTCTCGGCGGCATCTTCGTCGAGATCCTGAAGGACGTTGTGCTCGGCGCGCCGCCGCTGACGGCAGACGAGGGTCGGGAGATGCTCGGCCAACTGCGGGGACGTGCGATCCTGGAAGGAGCACGCGGCGCAGCGCCGGCCGATCTTGACACCGTTGCCGGGATCATCGAACGATTCTCTCGGCTGTGCCTGGATCTGCGCCACGAGGTGGCCGAGATCGACATCAATCCGCTGCTCGTCTTCGACGAGGGGCAGGGCGCCTGTGTCGTCGATTGCCTGATCGTGCCGTCGGATGGAGCAGCTTCCGGCGGGAAGCAGAACGGGGCATCTTGA
- a CDS encoding metallophosphoesterase family protein has protein sequence MSFGKRVGVLSDIHGATRVLGLALDVCAREEVETIVLLGDLFDRAEQADATIDLLKSWQVIGVYGNHEREVALAAAAGEVDLKPETIALLTALEEEVRIGDIRLTHEVQRWGSVDPVARMFGGHHQDHGDDPAARLTFTGHTHFRQARDERGLLDIGRGVVSIVRERRYLFNPGALQIGQFAIWDREERTVRFRHIEW, from the coding sequence TTGAGCTTCGGCAAACGAGTCGGTGTTCTCTCCGATATCCACGGGGCGACGCGTGTGCTAGGGCTGGCGCTTGATGTCTGCGCGCGCGAGGAGGTCGAAACGATCGTCCTGCTGGGTGATCTGTTCGACCGGGCGGAGCAAGCGGACGCCACGATCGATCTGCTGAAGAGCTGGCAGGTGATCGGTGTGTATGGGAATCACGAGCGTGAGGTTGCGCTGGCAGCGGCGGCCGGCGAGGTCGATCTCAAGCCGGAGACGATCGCGCTCTTGACCGCGCTCGAGGAGGAGGTCCGGATCGGCGACATCCGGTTGACTCATGAGGTTCAGCGCTGGGGCTCGGTCGACCCGGTTGCGCGGATGTTTGGCGGTCATCACCAGGATCATGGGGATGACCCGGCTGCCCGGCTGACGTTCACCGGGCACACGCACTTTCGCCAGGCTCGGGATGAGCGCGGCCTCCTCGACATAGGACGCGGGGTCGTCTCGATCGTTCGCGAGCGTCGATACCTGTTTAACCCGGGCGCGCTGCAGATCGGGCAGTTCGCCATCTGGGATCGGGAGGAGCGGACGGTGAGGTTCCGCCACATCGAATGGTGA
- a CDS encoding SDR family NAD(P)-dependent oxidoreductase: protein MGRLDGKVALVTGAGRGIGRGIALLMAQEGAAVVVNDLGTGLAGEGADVSVAQQVVNEIEAAGGKGLANTDSITDYDAVGAMVESAIDHFGKLDIVVNVAGILRDRMIFNMDEAEWDAVVAVHLRGTFNTCRHASTHFRDRREGGRIINFSSSSAWGSPGQPNYAAAKYGILGLTAVLANSLDRYGVTSNAILPYAATRMIDSTPRAEKVREETGKLPSELAIGSEGDPANVAPMVTYLATDDAHNINGHFFGVGGYTVGLYSHWELAGVLQADRRWTVQELIDLFPKTIGAEVVPPPPVEAGGRMINGSAAQQLDPASWKSLSDSIAYWERQLYYDARRQERPSAS, encoded by the coding sequence ATGGGCAGGCTTGATGGCAAGGTCGCGCTGGTCACTGGCGCCGGGCGAGGGATCGGACGTGGGATTGCTCTGTTGATGGCCCAGGAAGGGGCAGCGGTCGTTGTCAACGATCTTGGCACCGGCCTGGCCGGCGAGGGCGCCGATGTGTCCGTCGCCCAGCAGGTGGTGAATGAGATCGAGGCGGCTGGCGGCAAGGGTCTCGCCAACACCGACTCGATCACCGATTACGATGCGGTCGGCGCGATGGTCGAATCTGCGATCGACCACTTCGGCAAGCTCGATATCGTCGTCAATGTCGCTGGCATCCTCCGCGATCGGATGATCTTCAACATGGACGAGGCAGAGTGGGACGCGGTCGTCGCCGTCCACCTGCGAGGCACGTTTAACACATGCCGGCATGCCTCGACGCATTTCCGTGATCGGCGGGAGGGTGGCCGGATCATTAACTTCTCGTCCAGCTCGGCATGGGGCAGCCCGGGCCAGCCCAACTACGCCGCCGCAAAGTACGGCATCCTCGGACTGACCGCGGTATTGGCGAACAGCCTCGATCGCTACGGTGTTACCTCCAACGCGATCCTCCCGTACGCGGCGACTCGAATGATCGACTCGACGCCGCGCGCAGAGAAGGTGCGCGAGGAGACCGGCAAGCTCCCCAGCGAGCTGGCAATTGGCAGCGAAGGCGATCCCGCCAATGTCGCGCCGATGGTGACTTACCTTGCGACCGACGATGCGCACAACATCAACGGTCACTTCTTCGGCGTCGGCGGCTACACCGTCGGCCTCTATTCGCACTGGGAGCTCGCCGGCGTGCTGCAGGCCGACCGTCGCTGGACGGTTCAGGAGCTGATCGACCTGTTCCCGAAGACCATCGGCGCTGAGGTTGTTCCACCACCACCGGTCGAGGCTGGCGGCCGGATGATCAACGGCTCGGCAGCGCAGCAGCTCGATCCGGCGAGCTGGAAGTCGCTCAGCGACAGCATCGCCTACTGGGAGCGGCAGCTCTACTATGACGCCCGCCGCCAGGAACGCCCGAGCGCGTCATAG
- a CDS encoding SDR family NAD(P)-dependent oxidoreductase: MGVLDGKVALVTGAGRGIGRGIAHLLAEEGASVVVNDLGASLDGEGVDTGPAATTVKEIIDAGGAAVANTDSVTDYEAAQGMVQQAIDTFGKLDILVNVAGILRDRMIFNMSPEEWDAVIAVHLKGTFNTSRWASVHFRERRDGGRIINMSSNSAFGAPGQPNYAAAKAGIIGLTLVLAASLSRYGVTANAILPSGSTRMIDSIPRAVEAVAHTGKLPSELAIGTERDPDNVAPLVGFLASEAAGHVNGQVFGSFGYNVALMSQPKVIRTIKNEHRWTVDELAEIVPQAFGPEFVGQANMPGITTNINALPDDQWVTIAEGLRAWTTTLEPYGELVW, encoded by the coding sequence ATGGGAGTTCTCGACGGGAAGGTCGCGCTGGTTACCGGGGCTGGCCGGGGTATCGGGCGGGGTATCGCCCACTTGCTGGCTGAGGAGGGCGCATCGGTCGTTGTCAACGACCTCGGCGCGTCGCTTGATGGCGAAGGTGTCGACACCGGGCCGGCTGCCACGACGGTGAAGGAAATCATCGACGCTGGCGGCGCCGCAGTCGCCAATACCGATTCGGTGACCGACTACGAAGCCGCCCAGGGCATGGTCCAGCAGGCAATCGACACCTTTGGCAAGCTCGACATCCTGGTCAACGTCGCTGGCATCCTGCGCGACCGGATGATCTTCAACATGTCGCCCGAGGAGTGGGATGCCGTTATCGCAGTCCACCTGAAAGGCACATTCAACACGTCGCGATGGGCGTCGGTGCACTTCCGCGAACGCCGGGACGGCGGGCGGATTATCAACATGTCGTCGAACTCCGCCTTCGGCGCACCCGGCCAACCAAACTATGCGGCAGCGAAGGCCGGCATCATCGGGCTCACGCTGGTCTTAGCCGCGTCACTCAGCCGATATGGCGTCACCGCCAATGCGATTCTGCCCAGCGGCTCGACCCGGATGATCGATTCGATTCCCCGGGCGGTCGAGGCTGTCGCCCACACCGGCAAGCTTCCCAGCGAGCTGGCGATCGGCACCGAACGAGACCCGGACAACGTCGCGCCACTGGTCGGCTTCCTGGCCAGCGAAGCCGCCGGCCACGTCAACGGACAGGTCTTCGGCTCCTTCGGATACAACGTCGCGCTGATGTCGCAGCCGAAGGTCATTCGCACAATCAAGAACGAGCATCGCTGGACGGTGGACGAGTTGGCCGAAATCGTCCCGCAGGCGTTTGGGCCGGAGTTTGTCGGCCAGGCGAACATGCCGGGCATCACTACCAACATCAACGCGCTGCCTGATGACCAGTGGGTCACGATCGCCGAGGGGCTGCGCGCCTGGACGACGACACTCGAGCCGTACGGCGAGCTCGTCTGGTAG
- a CDS encoding DinB family protein: MDEHVLIVDFADKTIEMVERILACADGLDEAGINWKPDAPETNSIYVLATHTMGNVRQNTLAVLGGQTDHRDRDAEFIVAGDSAAELQRQWSVLKPQVREILGGLGTADLEHVHAHPRRGTITGHQVLMLMATHAAEHAGQAELTRDLWKARG, translated from the coding sequence ATGGACGAGCATGTCTTGATTGTGGACTTTGCGGACAAGACCATCGAGATGGTCGAGCGAATCCTGGCCTGTGCCGATGGGTTGGATGAGGCCGGCATCAACTGGAAGCCGGATGCTCCCGAGACGAATAGCATCTACGTGTTGGCGACCCACACGATGGGGAACGTTCGCCAGAACACGCTGGCGGTCCTTGGTGGTCAGACAGATCACCGCGACCGCGACGCCGAGTTCATCGTGGCTGGGGACAGCGCCGCCGAGCTTCAACGACAGTGGTCGGTGCTGAAGCCTCAGGTTCGGGAGATTCTTGGCGGGCTTGGCACAGCAGACCTGGAGCACGTCCACGCGCATCCCCGCCGTGGGACGATCACCGGCCACCAGGTGCTGATGCTGATGGCGACCCACGCGGCCGAGCATGCCGGCCAGGCAGAACTGACACGGGACCTGTGGAAGGCGCGGGGGTAG
- a CDS encoding acetyl-CoA acetyltransferase: MAFSLNGKTAIVGVAESDELGRLPDKPAILLHAEAARNALADAGLTKDDVDGLFTAGISTLELGEYLGIEPKVTDSTSVGGSSFVIHIAHAAAAIATGRCEVALVTHGESGRSRVGQMPYPSSAQSLRGQFEAPYGLPQPVGAYAMAATRHMHDYGTIHENLAEIAVATRKWAMMNPKAMMQDPITIQDVLDSRPIAYPFNLLDCCLVTDGGGAYIMTSAERAKSLKQTPVVVLGVGEGHDHAMISQMPSYTSFAAKHSGQRAFEMAGIGRDEIDIAMVYDSFTYTVLLSLEELGFCAKGEGGAFVSNQRTAPGGAFPLNTNGGGLSYTHTGMYGMFAVIEAVRQLRHDYADQGQRQVQDAKLGIVHGTGGVLSSAGTAILARG; encoded by the coding sequence GTGGCGTTCAGTCTGAATGGGAAGACCGCCATTGTCGGAGTGGCGGAATCGGATGAGCTGGGGAGGCTGCCGGACAAGCCGGCGATCCTGCTGCATGCGGAAGCCGCGCGTAACGCGCTGGCCGACGCCGGGCTGACCAAGGATGATGTCGACGGACTCTTCACTGCCGGCATTTCGACACTCGAGCTCGGCGAATATCTCGGGATCGAGCCGAAGGTCACCGACTCAACGTCGGTCGGCGGCTCGTCCTTCGTGATTCACATCGCGCATGCCGCCGCTGCGATCGCGACCGGCCGTTGCGAGGTGGCCCTGGTGACCCATGGCGAGAGCGGGCGATCGCGTGTCGGCCAGATGCCCTATCCGTCTTCCGCGCAATCGCTGCGGGGCCAGTTCGAAGCGCCATATGGTCTGCCGCAGCCGGTCGGCGCCTACGCAATGGCGGCCACCCGCCATATGCACGACTATGGCACGATCCACGAGAACCTCGCCGAGATCGCCGTCGCAACGCGCAAGTGGGCGATGATGAACCCCAAGGCGATGATGCAGGATCCGATCACGATCCAGGATGTGCTCGACTCGCGGCCGATCGCCTATCCCTTCAACCTGCTGGATTGCTGCCTCGTCACCGACGGCGGTGGCGCGTACATCATGACGTCTGCCGAACGAGCAAAGTCGTTGAAGCAGACGCCGGTCGTCGTGCTCGGCGTCGGCGAGGGGCACGACCACGCGATGATCTCGCAGATGCCTAGCTACACCAGCTTCGCCGCGAAGCACTCTGGTCAGCGCGCGTTCGAGATGGCCGGCATCGGCCGCGACGAGATCGACATCGCGATGGTCTACGACTCGTTCACCTATACAGTCCTCCTGTCGTTGGAGGAGCTCGGCTTCTGCGCGAAGGGCGAAGGTGGCGCGTTCGTTTCCAACCAGCGCACCGCGCCGGGTGGAGCATTCCCGTTGAACACGAACGGTGGTGGCCTCTCGTACACCCACACCGGGATGTACGGCATGTTCGCTGTAATCGAAGCGGTTCGCCAACTGCGTCACGACTACGCCGATCAGGGTCAGCGCCAGGTTCAGGACGCGAAGCTCGGCATTGTCCACGGAACCGGCGGCGTTCTGTCGTCGGCCGGCACCGCGATTCTGGCCCGCGGTTAG
- a CDS encoding OB-fold domain-containing protein, giving the protein MADYKKPLPTPDPVTQPFWDSLKQHEMKIQRDNDTGKYFFYPRGLSPYSLTDNISWEPVSGKGTLHAFTIVWNQRQPGFAEEVPYVVAMVDLDEGVRMMSNLVEVEADPEHVKIGMPVQLVYEDVNDEITLPKFKPA; this is encoded by the coding sequence ATGGCCGACTATAAGAAGCCGCTGCCGACGCCCGATCCGGTGACCCAGCCGTTCTGGGATAGTCTCAAGCAGCACGAAATGAAGATCCAGCGCGATAACGACACGGGGAAGTACTTCTTTTACCCGCGCGGGCTTAGCCCGTACTCGCTCACGGACAACATCTCGTGGGAGCCAGTCTCCGGCAAGGGAACGCTCCACGCCTTCACGATCGTCTGGAACCAGCGGCAACCCGGCTTTGCCGAGGAGGTTCCCTATGTCGTGGCGATGGTTGATCTCGATGAGGGCGTGCGGATGATGTCCAACCTCGTCGAGGTCGAGGCCGATCCCGAGCACGTCAAGATCGGCATGCCGGTCCAGCTCGTCTACGAAGATGTCAACGACGAGATCACCCTGCCGAAGTTCAAGCCGGCGTAA